A genomic region of Silurus meridionalis isolate SWU-2019-XX chromosome 7, ASM1480568v1, whole genome shotgun sequence contains the following coding sequences:
- the pgap3 gene encoding post-GPI attachment to proteins factor 3 encodes MMVRCCCTPMGLAVFAALLLCARASQGDKEPVYRDCVKQCARTNCTGAKLRGFQSAQPPYMVLTGWTCRDDCRYQCMWTTVGLYQAEGYRVPQFHGKWPFVRFLCFEEPASALASLLNGLACLLMLLRYRSAVPRQCPMYQTVTAFSLVSLNAWFWSTVFHTRDTYLTEKMDYFCASAVILYSIYLCCVRTLGLRRPGVSSIVGVLLILAFTSHVSYLTFVSFDYGYNMAANATIGMVNLLWWLGWCWQNRRTLLYWWKCGAVVVLLHGLALLELLDFPPLFWVLDAHAAWHLGTVPVHFLFYSFLIDDSLHLLNTEKAGVKLD; translated from the exons ATGATGGTCCGCTGCTGCTGCACGCCGATGGGACTCGCGGTGTTCGCCGCGCTGCTCCTCTGCGCGCGCGCCTCGCAGGGCGACAAGGAGCCCGTGTACCGAGACTGCGTGAAGCAGTGCGCGCGCACCAACTGCACGGGAGCCAAGCTGCGCGGCTTCCAGTCAGCTCAGCCGCCTTACATGGTTCTCACCG GTTGGACGTGTCGGGATGACTGTCGTTATCAGTGCATGTGGACCACGGTTGGACTTTACCAGGCCGAGGGCTATCGAGTGCCTCAGTTCCATGGCAAG tggccGTTTGTGCGCTTCCTGTGTTTCGAGGAGCCAGCATCAGCTCTGGCATCGCTGCTCAACGGTCTGGCGTGTTTGCTGATGCTGCTGCGCTACCGCAGTGCCGTCCCACGCCAGTGCCCTATGTACCAGACCGTCACCGCCTTCTCACTG GTGTCGCTGAACGCCTGGTTCTGGTCCACAGTATTCCACACCAGAGACACATATCTAACTGAG AAGATGGACTATTTTTGCGCGTCAGCGGTCATCCTTTACTCCATCTACCTGTGCTGCGTCAG GACGCTGGGTTTGCGGCGGCCCGGCGTGTCCAGCATCGTCGGCGTTCTGCTCATCCTGGCCTTCACCTCCCACGTCTCCTATCTCACCTTCGTCAGCTTCGACTACGGTTACAACATGGCTGCCAACGCAACCATAG GCATGGTGAACCTGCTGTGGTGGCTCGGTTGGTGCTGGCAGAACCGGAGGACGTTGCTGTACTGGTGGAAGTGTGGCGCGGTAGTGGTGCTGCTGCACGGCCTGGCGCTGCTCGAGCTCCTTGACTTCCCACCGCTTTTCTGGGTGCTGGACGCTCACGCGGCCTGGCACCTGGGCACCGTCCCCGTACACTTCCTCTTCTACAG TTTCCTTATAGACGACAGCCTCCACCTCCTCAACACAGAGAAGGCCGGAGTCAAGCTGGACTAA